The following nucleotide sequence is from Bradyrhizobium roseum.
CCGGTCCCCGCGTGGTCGAGCACATGGTCGACGCGGTGCTGTCGTTCGAGGGCGAAGGCTCGCAGCATTTTCGCATCCTGCGCGCGATGAAGAATCGCTTCGGGCCGACCGATGAAATCGGCGTGTTCGAGATGACGGGCCTCGGCCTGCGCGAGGTCACCAACCCCTCCGAATTGTTCCTGTCCGAACGCGACCTAGGCAGCCCAGGCACCGCGGTGTTCGCCGGCATGGAAGGCAGCCGCCCGGTGCTGGTGGAACTGCAGGCGCTGGTGGCGCCGACCACGCTCGGCACGCCGCGGCGGGCCGTGGTGGGCTGGGATACGAGCCGGCTGGCGATGGTGCTGGCGGTGCTCGAGGCCCATTGCGGGGTCAAGCTGTCCGGCTACGACGTCTATCTGAATGTCGCGGGCGGCCTGCGCATTCAGGAGCCCGCGGCCGATCTGGCGGCCGCCGCCGCACTGGTTTCATCCTTGGTGAACGCGCCGTTACCGACGGATGCGGTTTATTTCGGTGAAATTTCACTATCCGGCGCGGTCCGCCCGGTGGCGCAGACGTCCGCCCGGCTGAAGGAGGCCGCGAAACTCGGATTTGGCCGCGCCGTTCTGCCCGAATCGGCCCGTGGCGAGATCGGCGGCGACGGTGGGCTGATACTGAACAGCATCGGCGGCCTGACCAGCCTGGTTGCCGATATCGCGGCACGCGGCACGCCCCGAAACGCAGGCGCCGGCGAGCGGAACGCCAATCGCGAGGGGATGACGGAGAAAAATGCCACACCGTCGCGATTCCGTCGTGAAACCAGCTAAAGCGGCGTGACGCGCCCCGCCCTCGCCGCTATACAACCCGCGCGAAAGGCGGGTGGAATGGCGCGATATCCGGCCTTGCGGGATACGCCGTCAGCCCCTCACTTGGGGTGATCCCGAGCCGCCGATTCGCTGCTTGAAGGATTTACGAGCGGACCTGACCAGCCGATGCCGATAACGATACTCGATCTCGTCCTGCTCGGAGTGATGCTGATTTCGGGGCTGCTCGCGATGGTGCGCGGCTTCATGCGCGAGATCCTGTCGATCGCGGCATGGGGCGCGGCGGCGCTGGTGACGCTGTACGCCTTCGCAAAACTGTTGCCGACCGCAAAAGCCTATATCGGCAACGATACGGCCGCAGCCGTGGCAGTCGTCGCAGGCACGTTCATCGGTACGCTGATCGTGGTGTCGGTCATCACGGTCCGAATCTCCGACATGATCCTGGATTCGCGGATCGGCGCGCTCGATCGCACGCTCGGATTCCTCTTTGGGTTGGGCCGCGGCCTTTTGATCGTCGTGGTCGCATTTCTGTTCTTCAGCTGGCTGGTGCCGGACAAGCAGCGCCCGGACTGGATCACCGGTGCAAAATCCCGTGTGGTCCTGCAGGGAACCGGGGATTGGTTAATGTCGCTCTTGCCGGACGACCCCGAGAACACCATCTTAAAGCGATTCAAGAAGAATAAACCTGAAGACGACCAAACTGACGCCGACCAGGCAGCCCCTGCGTCCGGCGATGGCTATAGCAAGCCTGCCCGCGACGGCCTTAAAAAGCTGATCGAGAAACCTGCAGGCCGCTAATTTAAGGCCACGATAGAGAGGCGATGGACGCGATGCAAAACCCTTCCGATCCCGCCGGCCAACTCGATCCGAATCCTGATTTGAATCTTGATTTAAATCTCGGCATCGAGTTGCAGGACGATCTCGAAGGCGACACGCTACGCGAGGAATGCGGCGTGTTCGGTATTTTCGGCCACCCCGAAGCCGCCGCCGTCACCGCGCTCGGGCTGCACGCTCTGCAGCACCGCGGCCAGGAGGCCGCCGGCATCGTCTCCTTCGACGGCTCGCGGTTTCACTCGGAGAAGCGGCTCGGCCTGGTCGGCGACGCCTTCTCCCGCCGCGAGGTGATCGAGCGCCTTCCCGGCAACCTCGCGATCGGCCATGTGCGCTATTCCACGACCGGCGGCAACATCCTGCGCAACGTGCAGCCGCTGTTCGCCGAACTCAATGCCGGCGGTTTCGCGGTCGGCCATAACGGCAACCTCACCAACGGTCTGACGCTGCGCCGCGAACTGGTGCGCAACGGCGCCTTGATGCAATCCACCAACGACACCGAAGTGATCCTGCATTTGGTGGCGCAGTCGAAGCGCGGCCGCTTCATCGATCGCTTCATCGAAGCGCTGCGCGCGATCGAGGGCGCCTATGCGCTGGTGTCGATGACCAACAAGAAGCTTGTCGGCGCCCGCGATCCCCTCGGCATCCGCCCGCTGGTGCTCGGCGACCTCGACGGCCGCCCGATCCTGACGTCGGAAACCTGCGCGCTCGACATGATCGGCGCCAAATATGTCCGCGACATCGAGCCCGGCGAGATCATCGTGTTCGACGAAGCCGGCGCGCACAGCCACAAGCCGTTCCCGCCCAAGCCGTCGCGGCCCTGTATCTTCGAATACATCTATTTTGCGCGGCCGGATTCCATCGTCGGTGGCCGCGCGGTCTATGACGTCCGCAAGGCGTTTGGCGCCCAGCTGGCGCGCGAAAGCCATGTCGAGGTCGACGTCGTGGTGCCGGTGCCGGATTCCGGCGTGCCGGCCGCGGTCGGCTACAGCCAGCATTCCGGCGTGCCGTTCGAACTCGGCATCATCCGCAACCACTATGTCGGCCGCACCTTCATCCAGCCGACCCAGAGCGTGCGCGAACTCGGCGTGCGCATGAAGCATGCGGCCAACCGCGCCGCGATCGAAGGCAAGCGCATCATCCTGATCGACGACAGCCTCGTGCGCGGCACCACGTCGAAGAAAATCGTACGCATGATGCGCGACGCCGGCGCCCGCGAAGTGCATTTCCGCCTCGCCTCGCCGCCGATCCTGTATCCCGACTATTACGGCATCGACCTGCCGGACCGCGGCGGACTTCTCGCGGCCACCCATTCGCTCGAAGAGATGCGCGAGATCATCGGCGCGGACTCGCTGGCGTTCCTGTCGATCGACGGCATGTACCGCGCCATGGGCGAACCCGGCCGCGATCCGGCCAATCCGAAGTTCTCGGATCATTGCTTTACCGGCGTTTATCCGACGCACCTCACCGACCAGACCCAGGTGGAGCCGCAGCCCCGGCAATTGTCGCTGCTGGCGGAGGCGAGCTGACGGCGCATTGCGGCGATTAATCTAGTCATTTTCCGTTGTGGCCGGGCTTGTCCCGGCCATCCACGTCTGTAAAACCCGCCGCAAAGACGTGGATGCCCGGCACGAGGCCGGGCATGACGAAGGCCTAGATCATGACCAAACCCCTCGCCTCCCGCATCGCGCTCATCACCGGCGCCTCGCGCGGCATCGGCTATGCCGCCGCGCGCGCACTAGCAAAAGCCGGCGCGCACATCGTTGCGGTCGCGCGCACGCAAGGCGGGCTGGAAGAGCTCGACGACGAGATCCGCAAAGACGGCGGCAGCGCCACGCTGGTGCCGCTCAACCTCACCGATTTCGACGGCATCGCACGTCTCGGCGCGGCGCTGCACGAGCGCCACGGAAAGCTCGACATCCTCGTCGGCAATGCCGGCATCGCCGGCCCGTCCTCGCCGCTCGGGCATATCGAGTTGAAGCCGTGGAACGACGTGATGGCGATCAACGTCACCGCGAACTTCCAGCTCATCCGCTGCATGGACCCGCTGCTGAGGGTCTCGGACGCCGGACGCGCCGTGTTTGTCACCTCGGGAGCCGCCAGCAAGGCGAACGCCTATCAAGGGCCCTATGCCGCGTCAAAGGCCGCACTCGACACGCTGGCGCGCTCCTGGGCCAACGAGACCGTGAGCACGAAACTGCGCGTCAATCTGTTCAGCCCCGGCCCGATCCGCACCCGCATGCGTGCCAGCGTCTTTCCCGGCGAAGACCCGACCACGCTGGATACGCCGGAACAAGCAGCGGAATTCATCGTGCCGATGTGTGCGCCGGAATGGACCGAGACGGGTAAGTTGTACGACTACAGGACACGCACGCTGATGAGCTTTCATCCGCCGGCGTGATTGACCATTTATCGTTGTAGGACCGGTCCGGCGACCCGGGCGGCGCCGAGTTCCTTGGGCCAACACGAACGGTGCCAAAACGGGACAATGGTACCGTGACTGGCCAATTTTCAGGCAGAACTCCGACGCGCCACGATGACGCGCTACGTTAGGCGGATTGCCCCCGCAGGCTAGAAATACTATCGCAGGGGCAGCTGGCAGGTTCCAAAAAGAGAGCCGGCGAACAACATTCTGGAGGGAATACCATGACTAAACGATTTGCGCGGCGCTTCGCCACTTCTGTGGCACTTGCCGCGCTCGGCCTCGCTGCGCCGGCGATGGCCCAGGAAAAGACCATCAAGATCGGCGTGCTCAACGATATGTCGAGCCTGTATGCCGACATCGGCGGCCCCAACTCGGTCGTTGCGATCAAGATGGCGATCGAGGATTCCGGCCTCACCAAGAAGGGTTGGAAGATCGACGTCGTCTCCGGCGATCACCAGAACAAGCCGGATGTGGGCGTCAACATCGCAAGGCAATGGCTCGACAATGACAAGGTCGACGCCATCGCGGATACGCCGAATTCGGGCGTGGCGCTGGCCGTCAACAACCTCGTCAAGGAGAAGAACAAGGTTCTGCTCAACTCGGGTGCTGCGACCGCCGACCTCACCGGCAAGGCCTGCACCCCGAACACGATCTCCTTCACCTACGACACCTACATGCTGGCGAACGGCACCGGCAAGGCGCTGACCAAGGCCGGCGGCGACAGCTGGTTCTTCCTGACCGCAGACTATGCGTTCGGCCATGCGCTGGAACGCGACACCTCGGCCGTCGTCACCGCCAATGGCGGCAAGGTGCTCGGCGGCGTCAAGGCCCCGATCAACACCGCCGATTTCTCCTCGTTCCTGCTGCAGGCGCAGGCTTCCAAGGCCAAGGTCATCGGGCTGGCCAATGCCGGCGGCGACACCACGAACTCGATCAAACAGGCGGCGGAATTCGGCGTCGTCGCGGGCGGCCAAAAGCTCGCCGCGCTGCTGCTGTTCATCAACGACGTGCATTCGCTGGGCCTGAAGACCGCGCAGGGCCTGACGTTCACCGAATCCTTCTACTGGGACATGAACGACGCGACGCGCGCCTGGTCGAAGCGCTTTGCTTCGCTTACCAGCAAGAACGCGATGCCCTCGATGACGCAGGCCGGCAACTACGCCATGGTGCTGCATTATCTGAAGGCCATGGAAGCGCTCGGCGGCAATCCCAATGACGGCGCCAAGGTCGTCGCCAAGATGAAGGAATTGCCGACGGATGACACGCTGTTCGGCAAGGGCCCGTTGCGCGCCGACGGCCGTCGCCTGATCCCGGCCTATCTGTTCGAGGTGAAGAAGCCCGAGGAGTCGAAGGGACCGTGGGATTACTACAAGCAGATCGCCACGATCGCGCCGGAAGATGCGGCCAAGCCGCTTGAAACCAGCGACTGCCCGCTGCTGAAGAAGTAAGAAAAGCAGGGTGGGTTAGCCGCAGGCGTAACCCACCCTACTTTTTAAGCGTGCGCCACGCGATCAACAGGCCCAATCCCAATAATCCCGCCGCCAGCAGGAACGGTGCGCCCGGCATCTTGAAGGGCGCCTGATCGCTGATGAAATACGCAAAGGTCAGCGTAAACAGAAACGGCCCCAGCATCTGGGCGATGCTGTTGACGCTGTTGGTCGCGCCCTGCAACTGGCCCTGCTGATCGGGCGCCACGAGTTGCGTCGTCAGCGCCTGGATCGCGGCACCCGCCACGCCCCACAACGCCATCACGGGAATGCCGAGCCAGAACAGCGGCCCGGTCGGGGCCGCGCCATAGATGAAGAATCCCAACGCACCGCTGGCAAGCCCCAGCAGCAGCGCGCGCCGCTCACCGAACCGTTTGACGATCGGGCCGACGCCCGCGCCCTGCACCACCATGGCGCAGACGCCGACCAGGGCCAGCGTGAGCCCGACCGTCGTGGTGTCCCAGCCATAGCGGTAGGTCGCGTAGAGCACGAAGGTGGACGGCAGCACCACATGCGCGACCTGGCCGAAGAAATTCGCCAGCGACAGCCCGGCGAGAATCCGGTTCGAGCGCAACAGATGCAGCGCGCCAAGCGGATTGGCGCTTTTCCAGCGAAACGGCGCGCGGCGTTCCGGCGGCAACGACTCGGGCAGGATCAGCCAGCCATAGAGCGTATTCGCAAAGCTCAAGCCCGCCGCGATCCAGAACGGCAGCCGCGGATCCATGCCGCCGAGCAGCCCACCGACGGCAGGGCCGAGAATGAATCCGGCACCGAACGCGGCGCCGATCTTGCCGAACACGGCCGCGCGCCGCTCCGGCGGCGTCACGTCGGCGATATAGGCAAACGCCGTGGAGATGCTCGCGGACGTGATGCCCGAGATCACCCGGCCGATGAACAGCCACAGCAGCGACGGCGCCAGCGCCATCAGCACATAATCCAGCGCCAGTCCGAAGTTCGACAGCAGCACCACCGGCCGCCGGCCGAACCGGTCCGACAGCGCGCCGAGGATCGGCGAAAACAGGAACTGCATGAGCGCCCAGGCGGTGCCGAACAGCCCAAAAATCCGCGCTGCCGTCGCCGTATCGTTATCGACAAAACCTTCGACCAGCTTCGGCAGGATCGGCAGGATCAGGCCGAGCGCGAGCATATCGAGCAGGATGGTGACGAAGATGAAGGCCGCCGCGCCGCTGCGCGCCGGCGGCGTCTCGCCAGCCTGCGCGGACGCCGCCTCGCTCATGACGGCCGCTTGCGCTTGTGGGCGAACGGATTGGCTTTTTCGCGCAGCGTGATCCGGATCGGCGTGCCCGGCAGGTCGAACGCCTCGCGCATCGAGTTGGTGAGATAGCGCAAATAGGATTGCGGCACGGCGTCCGCGCGCGAGCAGAACAGAATGAAGCTCGGCGGCCGGGCCTTGGCCTGGGTAATGTAATTCAGCTTCAGCCGCCGGCCAGAGACCGCGGGCGGCGGGTTGGCGTCGACCGCCTGCTCGAACCAGCGATTGAGGGTGGCCGTCGGCACGCGCTTGTTCCATACCGCATAGGCGTCCTGGATCGCGGTCATCAGGCGATCGATGCCCTCGCCCATCAGGCCGGATACCGCGACAATCGGAACGCCCTTCATCTGCGGCAGCCAGTGATCGGCATCGCTGCGCAGCGCGGAGATCAGATGGGTCTTGCGTTCCATCAGGTCCCATTTGTTGACCGCCAGCACGATCGCCCGCCCCTCGCGCTCGATCAGGTCGGCGATGCGCAGATCCTGTTCCTCGAACCGGTTCTGCGCATCCATCATCATCACGACGACTTCGGCAAAGCGCACCGCGCGCAGAGCATCCGCCACCGACAGCTTTTCCAGCTTCTCCTCGATCCGCGAGCGCCGCCTTAAGCCTGCGGTATCGAACACGCGAAACTCGCGGCCCTGCCAGGTGATCTCGACCGAAATGGAATCGCGGGTGGTGCCGGCCTCGGCGCTGGTCAGCAGCCGCTCCTCGCCGAGCAGGTGATTGATCAGCGTGGATTTTCCGGCATTGGGACGGCCGACGATGGCGACGCGGATTGGACGCTGCGCGAGTTCTTCATCGGAAAAGATGATGTCATCGTCGTCGAACTCCTCGCTCTCCTCGACCGGCTCCGGCATCAGCACGCGCAGGGCATCGTAGAGATCGCTCATGCCCTCGCCGTGTTCGGCGGAAATCTGGATGGGATCACCTAGTCCCAGCGCGTAGGATTCCATCGCGCCAATCTCGCCATGCCTGCCCTCGCTCTTGTTGGCGACCAGCACCACCGGCTTGTTGGCGCGGCGCGCGAAATCGGCAAAGGTACGATCGTTCGGCGTCAGGCCGGCGCGCGCGTCGATCACGAACATCAAAGCGTCCGCGAGGCCGATCGCAGTCTCGGTCTGCTCCTGCATCCGTGCGGTGAGCGACCCCTTGGCGCCCTCGTCGAGGCCGGCGGTGTCGATCACGGTGAAGTCGAGGTCGCCGAGACGCGCGTTGCCCTCGCGGCGGTCGCGGGTGACGCCGGGCGCATCGTCGACCAGCGCAAGCTTTTGCCCAACCAGCCGGTTGAACAGCGTCGACTTGCCCACATTCGGGCGGCCGATGATGGCGATCGTAAAGGACATAAATAATCCAGACGCCCTTTTCGCAGGGCGTGTCAACCGAACGATAAAAATGAATCAGCGCGTGAACGTACCGCTCGGCATTGGGGCCGGGAATGCGGATTGCTGCGGCGACTGCGCGGGCGCGGACGACTGGTCCGGCGGCGGTGCGGTGGTGCGCTTGCGCACGATCTTGGCGGGCTTGGGCGCCGGCGGCGCGGCGGCGGTGCTGCCTTCCTCATCGGGCGCCGCGTCGGCCGGTGCCGCCGCCTGCTTGCCCTTGGATTTCGCACCGCGCTTGGCTTTAGGCTCTTCCACCGGCGGAGGCGCGGCGGCGGCCTGCGCGTTCGGGTCGTCCTGCTGGCGGGCGCCCCGGTAGAGATCCTTCGGCACGCCCTGTTCCAGGCCCGGGACGCCTTCGGGGAACACCGGCTTGCGGTCGCCGGGCAGCTTCTTCTTGGTGTCGAGGAAGTCGAGCAGGTCGGACGGGTCGAAACCGGCCGTGCTGCCACAACCCGCCAGCGCGCCCGACAGCGCGATGAGGACGGCGGTTGCGATCAAACGTTGCGGGCGGCGCATACTGGGTTTCCCACTCAAATCCGTTGGCACGCGTCAGCTCTTGGCGACCGGCGGCAGCAGGGCCTGCAGCGCTTCGGCGCGCGAACGCAGGCTCGGCGGCGTTTCTCCGTCATTGGCGATCGCATCCAGCCATTGCCGCGTCGCCGCGGCGTCATTGGCGCGCCATGCCGACAGCGCCAGCAATTCGCGCGCGGTGTGGCGGAAGGTCGACCCCGGCGCAGCGGCGGCTTCGAGGCGCGATTTCATGTCGGCATAGCCGGCGCTTTCCAGCAGCAGCTGCGCGGCGCGAATCCGCGCCAGATCCTGCTCGGCGGTGCCGACGCTGCGATCGGCGGCGATCTCATCAAACAGCTTGGCCGCGGCCTGCGGATCGCGGCTCGCCACTTCGGTCGCCATCCGCAACCGAGCCAGTACGCGATAGCCGGATGGCGCCTTGGCGGCGAGATCGGCGAAGGCGGCTTCAGCTTCGGCGTGCTTGTTGGCTTCAGAAAGCTCGACGGCCTTGTCGAACGCAGCGCCCGCCTCGGTCGCCTTCTTGGCCTCCAGATATTTGTAGCTTTGCCAGCCGCCCAAGGCGGCGACGATCAGAATCATCGCGGCAATGATATAAAGCCAGTATCGGTCCCACAGCTCCTTGAGCTGATCGCGGCGGACCTCCTCGTCTACTTCGTCAAATAATTCAGACACTTAAGGACATCCCATGGCCGGGGAACCGTAGCCGGGCGGCAGCATGCTGCGCCCGCCCCCCGCATCGCCGCGACGTAGCCTATCGGTATGGCGGTGGCAAGGCAAAGCGAGGTGGATCAAAGCGTTAACAGCGTACCTTATCCGCCTGTCAAACCGGCCGGCCATGTTGACATCGCGGTTCAAAGTTTGGCGTAATCCCGTTCGCTTCCGTACTGGTTCGTTTCCGATTTTCCGGGTGTTTCATGCCTCGCCATGCGCTGGTTTCAATGCTTGCCATGGGCCTCGGGGTGGCCTGCCTGCCCGCGGCGTCGCTGGCCGACGAGATCAAGCCCAGGACGCCAGAGACGGCATTTTCCGGTAAACTCCGCCCCGACATTCTGGGGATATCGAACGAATCGACCGCTGAATCCGCACGCGCCGTGTTTGATTCCCTGTTCAGGGGCCGCACCGATACCAAGACCGACATCCAGCAGCAAAAAATCGGCGGCGCCAGCTATGTCGCCGCACTGAGTTTCAGCCTACTCGCCGGTCCGAAGCAGAACGGCGAGATGCTCTCCACCAGCTTCTCCTCGCCGGCCAGCGCCAACCGCGCCTACTTCGTCGCGCGCAACCTGACCTTCGCGCAGGACCAGCAGCCGTCGAAGGCTGACATGATCAAGGAAGTCATGGGCAAATACGGGGTGCCCACCATCGTCGGCGATCAGCATCTGTACTACATTTACCGTAAGGGCTCGATCATGTCGGTCGGCGGCAAATACAAGGAAGCGACTGCGCTGGAAGCGATCGACAAGCCGCTGGACCCGAAGGCCGCCGTCAAGCTCAACGGCGACACGGTTCGCGGCAGTTGCGTGGCGGTGGTCAAACGCGCGCAGACCAAGGCCAAGGATCCGAGTGCCCTTCTCGCTGACGCCAAGGGCGCGAACTGTGACGGCGTGTTGAGCGTCCAGCTCGTGCCCGGCACGCCAGCGAACCGCGTCGGCATCGCACAATTCACCCTGCTCGACCTCAAGCAATTGCTTAGCGCCGCGGCAATCGACGGCGCGGCGATCGCCGCGGGTCCGGGCGACGGCTCCAGCCCCAAGGGTAGCGCGCCAAAACTTTAGCGCTTTCATGATGAACCGGCGATTGGTGACGCTGGCCACAACCACATGCATACTTTCTCGCGCATTGGTCCGTCATGGGAACTTTTGACCTGCGTATCAATTGATTCTCCATTCAACGGAGATCGGGCAATGCGCGGATTTCCTCAAGCAGTGCCGTACGGCGCCGACCGGACGATCTATCTGGTCGTGGAAGGTTCAGGGCCGCAGGGCGTTGTCCGGCAGACCGAGCATGCCGACATCGAAACCGTGATCACCGATCTTCTGGCAGGACGATTCAGCGACCCGGTCGAGGTGGTCGCCTTCAACACGCTGGAACACTGGAGCGACGATTTGTCCAAGGCGATCGCGACAGAAATTCGCTGCCGATGCGACATTGAAGGATACGATGTGCCTGTCTACCTAGATGAGTTCGTGGGCAGAGCTTCTGCCTGATCTGCGGCTAAATTGTTGGGCGGGCAGGAAAATGAACTGGGTCTACTGGAATACGTTTTGGTCGCTGGCTGTCAGCCTGGTCTGGTTCATGACGATCGTGTCGCATCCCGACGCGGTCGTCGTTGACCGCCACTATCCCAAACCTAAACAGCCTCGGTAGCAGGCGCCGGGTATTCTCTTACAGCCGCGATGCCGCCGATATCTGCGCCAAGAGCGCGTCGCGGAGCTGGCGCTTCATCACCTTGCCGTTGGCGTTGCGCGGCAGCGGCTCCAGCCTGATATCCATGGTTTCCGGCACCTTGTAATCGGACAGCCGTTTCGCGCACCAAACACGAATCGTCTCGGCCTGCACCTCGTTTCGGGTCACCACGACGGCATGGACGCGCTCGCCCAGCACCGGGCACGCTTTGGCAATGATCGCGCTCTCGATCACATCGGGATGACCGGCAAGGACCGACTCGACCTCCGCCGAATAGATCTTCAAGCCGCCGCGATTGATCATGTCCTTCTGGCGATCGAAGACGCGGACGAAGTTCTCGGCATCGACTGAGCCGAGGTCGCCGGAACGCCAGAAGCCGGCCGTGAAACTTTCGGCGGTCGCTTTCGGATTGTTCCAGTAGCCCTTGATGACCGAGGCGCTGTGGATCCAGATTTCGCCGATCTCGCCGCGCGGCAGTTCGCGCCCATTGGCGTCCATCACCACGATCTGCGCGCCCGGACACGGCAGGCCGACGCTGTCGATATGGCTGGCGGTCAATTCGCCGGGCATCATGGTCGAGGGCGACGTCGTCTCGGTCGCGCCGTAGCAGTTCGCCAGCTTCAGTCCGGGAATCTTCTGGTCGAGCTTTTCGATGGTGGCGACCGGCATCGGCGCGCCGCCGAAACCGCCGATCCGCCAGCTCGACAAATCGTAGCTGTCGAAATCCGGCTGCAGCAGGCAGAGATTATACATCGCCGGCACCATCACGGTGTAGGTGACGCGCTCGCACGCCGCCAGCTTCAGATATTCGGCCGCCTTGAACTCCGGCATGACGATCAGCGCGCCGGCGCAGCGGACCATGGTCATGATGTTGGCGACCACGCCGGTGACGTGGCCGAGCGGCACCGCGGCGATCGAGCGATCGGCTTCGGTCAGCTTCAGGCACGACACGAACACCATCGCCGAATGGATGATGTTGCAATGGGCGAGCATGGCGCCCTTGGGCTTGCCCGTGGTGCCGGACGTATAGAGGATCATCGCGGTGTCTTCTTCGCCGACCTCGACCGGCGCCGTCATCGGCGCGTTGTCGGCGAGTTCAGAGAAGCGTGAGCGATTGGGATCGTCGTCGACCGCGATCCGGTGCGCCACCTCGGGAATGTCGACCGCATCCGGCACGCGGTCGGCGAGTGCTGCCTCGTGGACCAGCAGCCGCGCCCCGCAATCGGTGAGCACATAGGCGATCTCGGGCCTTTGCTGGCGCGTCGACAGCAGCACCGTCACCAGCCCGGCATGCGCCGCGCCCAGCATCGTCAGCACGAACTCGGTCCGGTTGCCGAGCAGCACCGCGACGCGATCGCCGCGCCTGAGCCCGAGCTTGGCAAAACCCGCCGCGATCTGCGCCGAGCGCTGCGCGAGTTCGCGCCACGTCAGCCGCGCGTCGCCGCAGACCAGGGCCTCGCCATCGCCGTTCCGCGCCACCGCGTCCGCCACCATCGCGGGAATACTGTTGGGCCGCTCACAAAAGGCCGGAACAACACGGTCGCCGAAGCGGGGCTCGAGCCGCATCGCCGGAATGGAGTGCTGCGACCAGTCCATGGCGCGCCCCTTAGTTCTTTTTCATCTCGTAGACGTGCTCGGGCCCCGGGAAAGCGCGCGAGCGCACGTCGCTGGCATAGCCCTGTACCGCGGCTTCGATCGCGGGGCCGAGCTCGCCGTAGCGGCAGACGAATTTCGGCGTCCGCGGCGACAGGCCGAGCATGTCCTCCAGCACCAGCACCTGCCCGTCGCAGGCGACGCTGGCGCCGATGCCGATGGTGGGGATAGCAATGGTCTCAGTGATCCTGCGCGCCAGCGGCTCGGCGACCGCCTCGACCACGACCGAAAACGCCCCGGCATCCGAGATCGCCTGGGCATCATTCAGGATCGGGTCCCAGCTGCCCTCGTCACGCCCTTGCGCGCGGAACGAACCGAGCGTGTTGATCGATTGCGGCGTCAGTCCGATATGGCCCATCACGGGCACCCCGCGCTCGGACAGGAAGGCGACGGTTTCCGCCATTCGCACCCCGCCTTCGAGCTTCACCGCGCCGCAATGGGTCTCCTTCAATATCCGCACCGCGGAATGAAACGCCTGCTCCTTCGAGGCCTCGTAGGAACCGAACGGCATGTCCACCACGACCAGGGCATGCTGCGAGCCGCGCATCACTGCATGTCCCTGCAGAATCATCATATCGAGGGTGACAGGCACGGTGGTCTCGAAACCGTGCATGACGTTGCCAAGGGAATCGCCGACCAGGATGACGTCGCAGTGCCGGTCGACCAGCGCTGCGGTATGCGCGTGGTAGGAGGTCAGCATCACGATCGGGTCGCCGTTCTTGCGCGCGCGGATGTCCGGCGCGGTCTTGCGCTTGATGGCCGACTGAACAGACATGCTAGGCTCCAACCACGGGGACGCCGATCACGACCGGATGGAACGCGAATGCGAGCGCCAGATAGGCGACGAGGCCGACCGCGATCGCGATCAGGTCGTTGCCGGGGCCACCGACGGGAATCGGCGGAGCGCCGGCGTCGGTACGGGATTTCAGCGAGATGCGGTCAAAAACCGCCCAGGCGAGGAACGAGCCGAACAGGATGATCGAGCCGAGATCGCCGTTGGCGAGCAGATGCGTCGCGGCCCACAGCTTGATGC
It contains:
- the radA gene encoding DNA repair protein RadA; this translates as MAKSTLSFVCQNCGAAYNRWQGKCESCGEWNTLTEEDTSGSVPVSIRSKRRGRTFALESLTGKSNDAPRLSSGMAELDRVTGGGFVRGSVLLVGGDPGIGKSTLLTQATSMMARAGHRAVYISGEEAVAQVRLRAERLGLADAPVQLAAETSVEDIVSTLSEGAVPRLIVIDSIQTMWTDTVESAPGTVTQVRASAQALIRFAKKSGAAIILVGHVTKDGQIAGPRVVEHMVDAVLSFEGEGSQHFRILRAMKNRFGPTDEIGVFEMTGLGLREVTNPSELFLSERDLGSPGTAVFAGMEGSRPVLVELQALVAPTTLGTPRRAVVGWDTSRLAMVLAVLEAHCGVKLSGYDVYLNVAGGLRIQEPAADLAAAAALVSSLVNAPLPTDAVYFGEISLSGAVRPVAQTSARLKEAAKLGFGRAVLPESARGEIGGDGGLILNSIGGLTSLVADIAARGTPRNAGAGERNANREGMTEKNATPSRFRRETS
- a CDS encoding CvpA family protein; this encodes MPITILDLVLLGVMLISGLLAMVRGFMREILSIAAWGAAALVTLYAFAKLLPTAKAYIGNDTAAAVAVVAGTFIGTLIVVSVITVRISDMILDSRIGALDRTLGFLFGLGRGLLIVVVAFLFFSWLVPDKQRPDWITGAKSRVVLQGTGDWLMSLLPDDPENTILKRFKKNKPEDDQTDADQAAPASGDGYSKPARDGLKKLIEKPAGR
- the purF gene encoding amidophosphoribosyltransferase, giving the protein MDAMQNPSDPAGQLDPNPDLNLDLNLGIELQDDLEGDTLREECGVFGIFGHPEAAAVTALGLHALQHRGQEAAGIVSFDGSRFHSEKRLGLVGDAFSRREVIERLPGNLAIGHVRYSTTGGNILRNVQPLFAELNAGGFAVGHNGNLTNGLTLRRELVRNGALMQSTNDTEVILHLVAQSKRGRFIDRFIEALRAIEGAYALVSMTNKKLVGARDPLGIRPLVLGDLDGRPILTSETCALDMIGAKYVRDIEPGEIIVFDEAGAHSHKPFPPKPSRPCIFEYIYFARPDSIVGGRAVYDVRKAFGAQLARESHVEVDVVVPVPDSGVPAAVGYSQHSGVPFELGIIRNHYVGRTFIQPTQSVRELGVRMKHAANRAAIEGKRIILIDDSLVRGTTSKKIVRMMRDAGAREVHFRLASPPILYPDYYGIDLPDRGGLLAATHSLEEMREIIGADSLAFLSIDGMYRAMGEPGRDPANPKFSDHCFTGVYPTHLTDQTQVEPQPRQLSLLAEAS
- a CDS encoding SDR family NAD(P)-dependent oxidoreductase, giving the protein MTKPLASRIALITGASRGIGYAAARALAKAGAHIVAVARTQGGLEELDDEIRKDGGSATLVPLNLTDFDGIARLGAALHERHGKLDILVGNAGIAGPSSPLGHIELKPWNDVMAINVTANFQLIRCMDPLLRVSDAGRAVFVTSGAASKANAYQGPYAASKAALDTLARSWANETVSTKLRVNLFSPGPIRTRMRASVFPGEDPTTLDTPEQAAEFIVPMCAPEWTETGKLYDYRTRTLMSFHPPA
- a CDS encoding ABC transporter substrate-binding protein, which encodes MTKRFARRFATSVALAALGLAAPAMAQEKTIKIGVLNDMSSLYADIGGPNSVVAIKMAIEDSGLTKKGWKIDVVSGDHQNKPDVGVNIARQWLDNDKVDAIADTPNSGVALAVNNLVKEKNKVLLNSGAATADLTGKACTPNTISFTYDTYMLANGTGKALTKAGGDSWFFLTADYAFGHALERDTSAVVTANGGKVLGGVKAPINTADFSSFLLQAQASKAKVIGLANAGGDTTNSIKQAAEFGVVAGGQKLAALLLFINDVHSLGLKTAQGLTFTESFYWDMNDATRAWSKRFASLTSKNAMPSMTQAGNYAMVLHYLKAMEALGGNPNDGAKVVAKMKELPTDDTLFGKGPLRADGRRLIPAYLFEVKKPEESKGPWDYYKQIATIAPEDAAKPLETSDCPLLKK